In Apium graveolens cultivar Ventura chromosome 10, ASM990537v1, whole genome shotgun sequence, the following are encoded in one genomic region:
- the LOC141692220 gene encoding uncharacterized protein LOC141692220, whose translation MEPTEDWGNKSWTVDCVCGVNFDDGKKMVNCDECGVWVHTRCSRYVKSEKVFTCEKCRRKSKRGENIEDEIADSLLGMANKSGENVGSSRTTWTGRVPREERAHVQGVVGGESAGTGIFGSALWRASGYVHKKFGFPYKEFDWNDGNETSGNEGGGNELGSEGSNGAVLCLLNNYKTWGAGGSVSFGAGKITRDEESNKKK comes from the coding sequence ATGGAGCCAACGGAAGATTGGGGAAACAAATCATGGACGGTGGATTGTGTTTGTGGAGTGAATTTCGACGATGGAAAGAAAATGGTGAATTGTGATGAGTGTGGAGTGTGGGTGCACACAAGGTGTTCGAGGTACGTAAAGAGCGAGAAAGTGTTTACGTGTGAGAAATGTAGGAGGAAGAGTAAGAGGGGTGAGAATATTGAGGATGAGATTGCTGATAGTTTGCTTGGAATGGCGAATAAGAGTGGGGAGAATGTCGGGTCTAGCAGGACGACTTGGACAGGGAGGGTTCCGAGGGAGGAGAGGGCGCATGTGCAAGGAGTGGTTGGTGGGGAAAGCGCGGGAACGGGGATTTTTGGGTCGGCGTTGTGGAGGGCGAGCGGGTATGTACATAAGAAGTTTGGTTTTCCGTATAAGGAGTTTGATTGGAATGACGGGAATGAGACTAGTGGTAATGAGGGTGGTGGAAATGAGCTTGGTAGTGAGGGTAGTAATGGGGCAGTTTTGTGTTTGTTGAATAATTATAAAACGTGGGGTGCTGGTGGTAGTGTAAGTTTTGGTGCGGGGAAGATAACAAGAGATGAAGAAAGCAATAAAAAGAAATGA